In one Nostoc sp. KVJ3 genomic region, the following are encoded:
- a CDS encoding glycosyltransferase family 4 protein: MQDSQLNSLIDPEIKNDELYNTIQAIAAEAQISNILEIGSSSGSGSTEAFVKGIRKNPKKPLLYCMEVSEVRFSVLQQTYSYADFVKCYNLSSIDIDDFPSEEDVINFYRKHKTNLNNYPLDEVIRWLHQDIDYVKSSSVSGNGIRKIKEENNIDYFDLVLIDGSEFTGNIELDEVYGAKIIILDDINSLKNYEAHHRLLDDENYILVRKNFELRNGYSIFKKKGVGFIFYELPIHFFTIVLNGQPFIEYHIDIFKQLPFKWQWHIVEGVAELKHDTGWSVSLGGKVTDVMHYQGRSKDGTTEYIDKLAQQYPNNITVYRKPEGIFWDGKREMVNAPLVNISEECLLWQVDVDELWTFEQICKVQQMFIEHPEKSAAFYWCWYFVGEKLIISTRNCHTQNPKQEWLRTWRFKPGYIWAAHEPPKLVETLINGKTKDIASINPFLHKETEKQGLVFHHYAYVIPQQLKFKEIYYGYKNAESQWLKLQTQGRFPLFLSEYFAWVKDKTMVDMAESCGVVPIAKQEPSSNNWYFLSSEEIQQAASKIQNISPIIAIDGVVFQLFQTGGIPTVWKCLLAEWVNSGFAKQIVFLDRDGTAPIIPGIRYCQISRYKYSKTATDSEMLQKICDQQRIQLLVSTYYTTPISTPSVFMAYDMIPEVINANLNESMWKEKHYGILHACAYVAISENTARDLLRFFPHISPDSVKVAHCGLAENFQVMSCEKITQFRTKYNLNKPYFLLVGARIGLDGYKNARYSFQGFSKLPNQNDFAIVCVGSNTQLEPEMANLVPDISTYMLKLSDEELKAAYSGAVALVYPSLYEGFGLPILEAMACGCPVITCRNSSIPEVGGEAVLYVSEYNIDELVSALSKVQHPDIRSSLVSAGLEQAKKFSWSKMAETVAEVLMQTAQNIQKQNISAIPSLWEEFRSLQAQLQNLQYQLQQGANPVKSISQNPVESISQSPYSAQLQQALALIDAMETSKFWKLRTGWFKLKKFLGLPVDFFESQVNFSQPSNIQLEQAYATIAAMRSSKFWKLRILWFRFKSSVGLPIDE; this comes from the coding sequence ATGCAAGATTCACAACTTAATTCTTTAATTGATCCTGAAATCAAAAATGACGAGCTATACAATACAATTCAAGCAATTGCTGCTGAAGCACAAATCAGCAATATCCTTGAAATTGGTTCTTCGTCAGGAAGCGGTAGTACAGAAGCCTTTGTTAAAGGAATAAGAAAAAATCCAAAAAAACCTTTACTTTATTGTATGGAGGTTTCTGAAGTACGGTTTTCAGTACTACAGCAAACCTATTCCTATGCTGACTTTGTGAAGTGTTATAACTTATCATCAATTGATATTGATGATTTTCCCAGTGAGGAAGATGTAATTAACTTTTACCGTAAACATAAAACTAATCTCAATAACTATCCTTTGGATGAAGTTATAAGATGGTTGCACCAGGATATTGATTATGTAAAAAGTAGTAGTGTTTCAGGTAACGGAATAAGAAAAATAAAAGAAGAAAATAATATTGATTATTTCGATCTAGTATTGATAGATGGTTCAGAATTTACTGGAAACATTGAACTTGATGAAGTATATGGTGCAAAAATAATCATTTTAGATGATATCAATAGCCTTAAAAATTATGAAGCCCATCATAGATTGTTAGATGATGAAAACTATATTCTAGTACGTAAAAATTTTGAATTAAGAAATGGATATTCTATCTTCAAGAAAAAGGGTGTGGGCTTTATTTTTTATGAGTTACCTATTCACTTCTTTACAATTGTTTTAAATGGGCAACCTTTCATTGAATATCATATTGATATTTTTAAACAACTTCCTTTTAAATGGCAATGGCATATTGTTGAAGGTGTTGCTGAATTAAAGCATGATACAGGATGGAGTGTCAGTTTAGGAGGTAAAGTAACGGATGTTATGCATTATCAAGGTCGTAGTAAAGATGGGACAACAGAATATATAGACAAATTAGCTCAACAATACCCTAACAATATTACTGTCTATCGGAAACCTGAAGGGATATTCTGGGATGGTAAAAGAGAAATGGTTAATGCTCCTCTTGTTAATATTTCAGAAGAGTGTTTATTATGGCAAGTGGATGTTGATGAACTGTGGACTTTTGAGCAAATTTGCAAGGTTCAGCAAATGTTTATTGAACATCCTGAAAAAAGTGCTGCATTTTATTGGTGTTGGTATTTTGTTGGGGAAAAACTTATTATCAGTACGCGGAATTGTCATACTCAAAACCCTAAGCAAGAATGGTTAAGAACCTGGAGGTTTAAGCCTGGTTACATTTGGGCTGCCCACGAACCTCCTAAATTAGTTGAAACTTTAATTAATGGAAAAACAAAGGATATAGCTAGTATCAATCCTTTTTTACATAAAGAAACTGAAAAGCAAGGTTTAGTTTTTCATCATTATGCTTATGTTATTCCACAACAATTAAAATTTAAAGAAATTTACTATGGCTATAAAAATGCAGAGTCACAATGGTTAAAACTACAGACGCAGGGTAGATTTCCTCTATTTCTTAGTGAGTATTTCGCTTGGGTAAAAGATAAAACGATGGTGGATATGGCAGAATCTTGCGGTGTAGTGCCGATTGCCAAGCAAGAACCTAGTAGTAATAATTGGTATTTTTTATCATCAGAGGAAATCCAACAAGCAGCATCTAAAATTCAAAATATATCCCCAATAATTGCCATTGATGGCGTAGTATTTCAGCTCTTTCAAACTGGAGGAATTCCAACTGTATGGAAATGTCTTTTGGCAGAATGGGTAAATAGTGGGTTTGCAAAGCAAATAGTTTTTCTGGACAGAGATGGAACAGCTCCAATAATTCCGGGTATTCGTTATTGTCAGATCAGTAGATATAAATACAGTAAAACTGCTACTGATAGCGAAATGCTACAAAAAATATGCGATCAACAGCGAATTCAGTTACTTGTATCAACTTATTACACAACTCCAATATCGACTCCATCTGTATTCATGGCTTACGATATGATTCCAGAGGTAATTAATGCTAATTTAAATGAGTCAATGTGGAAAGAGAAACACTATGGAATTTTACACGCTTGTGCTTATGTAGCAATTTCAGAAAATACTGCCCGTGATTTGCTCAGGTTCTTTCCTCATATATCACCTGATTCTGTCAAGGTTGCTCACTGTGGATTAGCAGAAAATTTTCAAGTAATGAGTTGTGAAAAAATTACTCAGTTCCGAACTAAATACAATCTTAACAAACCATATTTTCTATTAGTTGGAGCGCGGATTGGTTTAGATGGCTACAAGAATGCACGTTATTCCTTTCAGGGATTTTCTAAACTACCTAATCAGAATGATTTTGCTATTGTGTGTGTGGGTTCTAATACTCAACTTGAGCCAGAAATGGCAAACTTAGTTCCTGATATTTCTACTTATATGCTTAAGTTATCAGATGAAGAATTAAAAGCTGCCTATTCTGGTGCTGTTGCTTTAGTTTATCCTTCTCTATATGAAGGATTTGGTTTGCCTATTTTAGAAGCAATGGCTTGTGGTTGTCCAGTCATTACCTGTCGTAATTCTTCTATCCCTGAAGTTGGTGGTGAAGCAGTTCTTTATGTAAGTGAATATAATATTGATGAATTAGTGAGTGCATTATCAAAAGTGCAACATCCTGATATTCGCTCCTCATTAGTAAGTGCTGGTTTAGAGCAAGCTAAGAAATTTTCTTGGTCGAAAATGGCAGAAACAGTAGCAGAAGTATTGATGCAAACTGCTCAAAATATTCAAAAGCAAAATATTTCAGCTATTCCATCACTATGGGAAGAATTTCGTAGTTTACAAGCTCAACTTCAAAACTTACAATATCAGTTACAACAAGGAGCAAACCCAGTTAAATCTATCTCTCAAAACCCAGTTGAATCTATCTCTCAATCTCCCTATTCTGCTCAATTGCAGCAAGCTCTTGCTCTAATTGATGCTATGGAAACCAGTAAATTCTGGAAATTGCGGACAGGTTGGTTTAAACTAAAAAAGTTCCTGGGTTTGCCAGTAGATTTTTTTGAATCACAAGTCAACTTCAGTCAGCCGAGTAATATACAATTAGAACAAGCTTACGCTACTATTGCAGCGATGCGAAGCAGTAAGTTTTGGAAGCTGCGAATTTTATGGTTTCGATTTAAGAGTTCAGTTGGTTTGCCAATTGATGAATAA